A region of Halalkaliarchaeum desulfuricum DNA encodes the following proteins:
- a CDS encoding antitoxin VapB family protein: protein MATKTISLDEEAYERLKAHKREGESFSEVVKRIAGERSWKEVAGILSEEEAEKLEAAIEEGRERSRERRERLESDLRSDE from the coding sequence ATGGCGACCAAAACGATCTCCCTCGACGAGGAGGCCTACGAACGGCTCAAGGCCCACAAGCGGGAAGGTGAGTCGTTCTCCGAGGTCGTAAAGCGGATCGCGGGCGAGCGCTCGTGGAAGGAGGTGGCCGGTATCCTCTCCGAAGAGGAGGCCGAAAAACTCGAAGCGGCGATCGAAGAAGGTCGGGAACGCTCCCGTGAACGCCGCGAACGTCTCGAATCTGACCTGCGGAGTGACGAATGA
- a CDS encoding amidohydrolase family protein — MYTHDGEDVFVIDNHVHLWDATEENITHEGGEQFIQCFYDYHTAFTPEEEQWDMETYRKYGKERMVEDLFRDGYVDMAIFQSTYLTEFYDDGFNTTDQNAELAEEYPERFILNGSFDPRDGEEGKAHLRRLKEEYDIPGVKLYTAEWRGDSKGWRLDSEEAFEFLQLCADLGIENINAHKGPTIRPLNKDAFDVGDIDDAATSFPELNFIVNHVGLPRLDDFCWIAAQEPNVYGGLAVAAPMAQNRPRKFGEIMGELLYWLGEDRILFGSDYALWEPDWLIPTVMEAELTPEQRDEYGIELTTEVKKKFMGENAAELYDIDIEEKKAQFEDDQISREFDLGGQYEGSAAD, encoded by the coding sequence ATGTACACACACGATGGCGAGGACGTGTTCGTGATCGACAACCACGTCCACCTCTGGGACGCGACCGAGGAGAACATCACACACGAGGGGGGCGAACAGTTCATCCAGTGCTTTTACGACTACCACACGGCGTTCACGCCCGAGGAGGAGCAGTGGGACATGGAGACGTATCGAAAGTACGGGAAAGAACGGATGGTCGAGGACCTGTTTCGCGACGGCTACGTCGACATGGCGATCTTCCAGTCGACCTATCTCACAGAGTTTTACGACGACGGATTCAACACGACCGACCAGAACGCCGAACTCGCCGAGGAGTATCCCGAGCGGTTCATCCTGAACGGTAGTTTCGATCCGCGGGACGGGGAGGAAGGGAAAGCGCACCTCAGACGACTCAAAGAGGAGTACGACATCCCGGGTGTCAAGCTGTACACGGCGGAGTGGCGGGGTGACTCGAAGGGATGGCGGCTCGACAGCGAGGAGGCGTTCGAGTTCCTCCAGCTGTGTGCCGACCTCGGGATCGAGAACATCAACGCCCACAAGGGACCGACGATCCGTCCGCTCAACAAGGACGCTTTCGATGTCGGCGACATCGACGACGCCGCGACATCGTTCCCGGAGCTCAACTTCATCGTGAACCACGTCGGCCTCCCACGACTCGACGACTTCTGCTGGATCGCCGCCCAGGAGCCGAACGTCTACGGCGGGCTCGCGGTTGCCGCGCCGATGGCGCAGAACCGCCCGCGGAAGTTCGGCGAAATCATGGGCGAACTCCTCTACTGGCTGGGCGAGGATCGGATCCTGTTCGGCTCCGACTACGCGCTTTGGGAGCCCGACTGGCTGATTCCGACGGTGATGGAGGCGGAACTCACCCCCGAACAGCGCGACGAGTACGGGATCGAACTCACGACCGAGGTCAAAAAGAAGTTCATGGGAGAGAACGCGGCCGAGCTGTACGACATCGACATCGAAGAGAAGAAAGCCCAGTTCGAGGACGACCAGATCAGCCGGGAATTCGATCTCGGTGGACAGTACGAAGGGTCGGCGGCCGACTGA
- a CDS encoding NAD(P)-dependent alcohol dehydrogenase: MQAARLHEYTDDMSEALSIDEVDRPEPTDPDDVVVEVEGAGWCQTDNHIIEGMWTEYVPQELPLTLGHENAGVVAAVGDEVELVSEGDPVICHPVQTCGTCRPCRLGEDMYCENSAFNGLTTDGGFAEYLLTNERAVIPLPEGVDPTDIAPHADAGITAYHAVKKAVGELNPGDHAVVIGVGGLGHIGLQCLNAMSAATITAVDLKTEALELAGDLGAHHTINPENEDVPDVIESLTDGTGAAQVLDFVGADETTGYAPDVVAAGGDHHVIGYGGHVHEPAQALVNGEFSFRGTLVGKYAELQELVALVDHGEVELHTSRYDLEEINTVAEQLEHREIEGRAVVVPP, translated from the coding sequence ATGCAGGCTGCCAGACTCCACGAGTACACCGACGACATGAGCGAGGCGCTCAGCATCGACGAGGTGGACAGACCCGAGCCGACAGATCCCGACGATGTCGTCGTCGAGGTCGAGGGCGCGGGATGGTGCCAGACCGACAACCACATTATCGAAGGCATGTGGACCGAGTACGTCCCCCAGGAGCTCCCGCTGACACTGGGACACGAGAATGCGGGCGTCGTCGCCGCGGTCGGTGACGAGGTAGAACTGGTTTCGGAGGGTGATCCCGTAATCTGTCACCCGGTACAGACCTGCGGGACGTGTCGGCCCTGTCGGCTCGGGGAGGACATGTACTGCGAGAACAGCGCGTTCAACGGACTCACCACCGACGGCGGCTTCGCCGAGTACCTGCTCACGAATGAGCGTGCCGTCATTCCCCTTCCGGAGGGCGTCGACCCCACCGACATCGCCCCCCACGCCGACGCCGGGATCACGGCCTACCACGCAGTCAAGAAGGCCGTCGGAGAGTTGAATCCGGGCGATCACGCGGTCGTCATCGGCGTCGGGGGGCTGGGGCACATCGGCCTCCAGTGTCTGAACGCGATGAGCGCCGCCACGATCACTGCGGTGGATCTCAAAACGGAGGCACTGGAACTCGCAGGCGACCTCGGGGCCCACCACACCATCAACCCGGAGAACGAAGACGTGCCGGACGTGATCGAGTCACTGACCGACGGGACGGGAGCAGCGCAGGTGCTCGACTTCGTCGGCGCGGACGAAACGACCGGCTACGCTCCCGACGTCGTCGCCGCGGGCGGCGACCACCACGTGATCGGGTACGGCGGTCACGTCCACGAGCCCGCCCAGGCGCTCGTGAACGGGGAGTTCTCCTTCCGGGGAACGCTCGTGGGGAAGTACGCGGAGCTGCAAGAGCTCGTCGCGCTGGTCGATCACGGCGAGGTCGAACTCCACACCTCGCGGTACGACCTCGAGGAGATCAACACCGTCGCAGAGCAGCTCGAACATCGCGAAATCGAGGGGCGGGCCGTGGTCGTGCCGCCGTGA
- a CDS encoding metal-sulfur cluster assembly factor, whose translation MSGTHSAETGTEPTVPDRDAIRERLRRVDDPELDRSIVELEYVEEIRIDDGEVAVCFVLPTAWCSPAFAWMMATGIRDEVGSLPNVTDVTVELRDHMHAAEITEGVNDRRSFVETFPAAEDDVAEVRRKLDEKARLARQHAAVEALLDAGIAPGQIVDLTLDHLDRGSDTVGTAVSLRGGAVFAVIDDEPLADYLEKARETGIVTSTDDCLFADPDGEPIDPEEFDVVHSRARAAGVNVTGQGSVCAALHESRHRRGDDK comes from the coding sequence ATGTCCGGTACGCACTCGGCCGAAACGGGCACGGAACCGACGGTGCCGGACCGCGACGCCATACGGGAGCGCCTCCGGCGTGTCGACGATCCCGAACTCGACCGGTCGATCGTCGAACTGGAGTACGTCGAGGAGATCCGGATCGACGACGGGGAGGTGGCGGTCTGCTTTGTCTTGCCGACGGCCTGGTGTTCGCCCGCGTTCGCGTGGATGATGGCGACCGGGATCCGCGATGAGGTGGGCTCGTTACCCAACGTGACGGACGTGACTGTCGAACTTCGGGACCACATGCACGCCGCGGAGATCACCGAGGGCGTCAACGACCGGAGGTCGTTCGTGGAGACGTTTCCGGCCGCCGAGGACGACGTCGCGGAGGTCCGCAGAAAGCTCGACGAGAAGGCCCGGCTCGCCCGGCAGCACGCCGCCGTCGAGGCGCTGCTGGACGCCGGAATCGCGCCGGGACAGATCGTCGACCTCACTCTCGACCATCTCGATCGGGGTTCCGATACGGTCGGCACCGCCGTGTCGCTGCGTGGCGGCGCCGTGTTCGCCGTGATCGACGACGAACCGCTGGCCGATTACCTGGAGAAAGCGCGCGAGACGGGGATCGTCACGTCGACGGACGACTGCCTGTTCGCCGATCCCGACGGCGAACCGATCGATCCGGAGGAGTTCGACGTCGTTCACTCGCGGGCCCGTGCCGCCGGCGTGAACGTGACTGGACAGGGGAGCGTCTGCGCCGCACTCCACGAGTCTCGCCACAGGCGGGGCGACGACAAGTAG
- a CDS encoding NAD(P)/FAD-dependent oxidoreductase translates to MSKSNTNVAVVGGGPAGLSAALFAQKNGLETTVFDTDGTWMHKAHLFNYLGVGSVDGSAFMETARTQVDSFGVDRRQGEEVTDVAASDDGFAVETDEGELTADYLVLATGANRDLAESLGCDFEDGVVDVDVTMETSVENAYATGAMVRAEEWQAVISAGDGAAAALNILSKEEGEHFHDFDVPVDAEALFGPGEEE, encoded by the coding sequence ATGAGTAAGAGTAACACGAATGTTGCCGTCGTCGGCGGCGGTCCGGCCGGCCTGAGCGCCGCCCTGTTCGCCCAGAAGAACGGCCTCGAAACCACCGTCTTCGACACCGACGGGACCTGGATGCACAAGGCACACCTGTTCAACTACCTCGGCGTCGGTTCCGTCGACGGGTCGGCGTTTATGGAGACTGCCCGCACGCAGGTCGACAGTTTCGGCGTCGACAGGCGTCAAGGCGAGGAAGTAACCGACGTCGCCGCGTCCGACGACGGGTTCGCCGTCGAAACCGACGAGGGGGAACTCACAGCTGACTACCTGGTGCTCGCGACGGGCGCGAACCGTGACCTGGCTGAGTCGCTCGGCTGCGACTTCGAGGACGGCGTGGTCGACGTCGACGTGACGATGGAGACCAGCGTCGAGAACGCCTACGCGACCGGCGCGATGGTCCGCGCCGAGGAGTGGCAGGCGGTTATCTCTGCCGGCGACGGCGCCGCCGCCGCCTTGAATATCCTCTCAAAGGAGGAGGGCGAGCACTTCCACGACTTCGACGTGCCCGTCGACGCCGAGGCGCTGTTCGGTCCGGGTGAGGAGGAGTGA
- a CDS encoding PIN domain-containing protein, which translates to MIEDTSFIIDILYNDPDALAYLDLVEKENRPEKIASITALELYEAVPQVSVPEERRGKILDVLDTRHAVAADETVMRKAGKISGELKSRGEEIDREDCIIGATALLNDEPVLTRNNDHFERIDGLDVETY; encoded by the coding sequence ATGATCGAGGACACGTCGTTCATCATCGACATCCTATACAACGACCCCGACGCACTCGCGTATCTCGACCTCGTCGAGAAGGAGAACCGTCCCGAAAAGATCGCCTCGATCACCGCCCTCGAACTGTACGAGGCAGTCCCACAGGTATCGGTTCCCGAGGAGCGTCGAGGGAAGATTCTCGACGTGCTCGATACACGCCACGCCGTGGCCGCCGACGAGACGGTGATGCGGAAAGCGGGAAAGATTTCGGGAGAACTCAAATCCCGGGGTGAGGAAATCGATCGCGAGGACTGTATCATCGGCGCGACCGCATTGCTCAACGACGAGCCAGTCCTCACCCGGAATAACGATCACTTCGAGCGGATAGACGGTCTCGACGTCGAAACCTACTGA
- a CDS encoding winged helix-turn-helix domain-containing protein, with amino-acid sequence MAEDSNSPDAGVGDPLDPAAVFSSLGNETRLSIVSALHEEAPDTPVQFSALYDRIDLDDSAQFNYHLKKLVPHFVTKTGDGYDLTAAGRRLARAVAAGTYTESPTVEPFDVDGACYACGESRLRGEYAEERFLIDCDACGESILRVHVPPTVVRNRSPTELLDAFEQWSIAQIEQAIDGICPECGGTVDPRVQTEIDDRIPFDAVAEYGCTVCGRRAVMSFGSIAYRHPDVQGFHRRREASFSDRRLWEIGQYVGGEGVTVRSRDPWLVQVTFLADGDACHVEIDGDLEVKRVEIVSDGAPAPEEESD; translated from the coding sequence ATGGCGGAGGACAGTAACTCACCGGACGCAGGCGTCGGTGACCCCCTCGACCCCGCAGCGGTGTTCTCCTCGCTGGGTAACGAGACCCGGCTTTCGATCGTGAGTGCCCTCCACGAGGAGGCCCCGGACACGCCTGTCCAGTTTTCGGCCCTCTACGACCGGATCGACCTGGACGACAGCGCCCAGTTCAACTACCACCTCAAAAAGCTCGTCCCGCATTTCGTCACGAAAACGGGAGACGGCTACGACCTCACCGCCGCGGGCAGGCGGCTCGCCCGGGCGGTCGCAGCGGGGACCTACACCGAGAGCCCGACGGTCGAACCGTTCGACGTCGACGGCGCGTGCTACGCTTGCGGCGAGTCCCGCCTCCGGGGCGAATACGCCGAAGAGCGCTTTTTGATCGACTGCGACGCCTGTGGCGAGTCCATTCTCCGCGTGCACGTCCCACCGACGGTCGTCCGCAACCGCAGCCCGACGGAGCTCCTGGACGCCTTCGAACAGTGGTCGATCGCCCAGATCGAGCAGGCAATAGACGGGATCTGTCCGGAGTGCGGCGGAACGGTCGATCCCCGCGTGCAGACCGAGATCGATGACCGGATCCCCTTCGACGCAGTCGCAGAGTACGGCTGTACCGTCTGCGGTCGACGGGCTGTAATGTCGTTCGGCTCGATCGCCTACCGACACCCGGACGTCCAGGGGTTCCACCGACGCCGGGAGGCGTCGTTCTCGGATCGGCGGCTCTGGGAGATCGGCCAGTACGTCGGCGGCGAGGGTGTTACGGTACGATCCCGGGATCCCTGGCTAGTCCAGGTGACCTTTCTCGCCGACGGTGACGCCTGTCACGTCGAAATCGACGGCGACCTCGAGGTGAAACGCGTCGAGATCGTATCCGACGGGGCGCCGGCCCCGGAAGAGGAGAGCGACTGA
- the pyrE gene encoding orotate phosphoribosyltransferase, with protein MTDSDTFRTDGGTDRELVAALRAADAVRFGEFELSHGGTSDYYVDKYLFETDPDCLEAVASAFADRLADTDATLAGVALGAVPLVAVTATELGRPYVIVRKETKEYGTGNRIEGRLGPGAEVIVIEDIATTGRSALSAVEALREAGATVDRVFVVVDREEGASELLADHGIELESLLTATELLADRD; from the coding sequence ATGACCGATTCCGACACCTTCCGAACCGACGGCGGCACCGATCGCGAACTCGTGGCTGCGCTCCGGGCGGCCGACGCCGTCCGGTTCGGCGAGTTCGAACTCTCACACGGAGGCACGAGCGACTACTACGTCGACAAGTACCTCTTCGAGACGGATCCCGACTGTCTGGAGGCAGTCGCGTCGGCGTTTGCGGACCGGCTCGCCGACACCGACGCGACGCTTGCGGGTGTGGCGCTCGGAGCGGTACCGCTGGTCGCGGTGACGGCGACGGAACTCGGTCGCCCGTACGTCATCGTCCGCAAGGAGACCAAGGAATACGGCACCGGCAACCGGATCGAAGGGCGACTCGGCCCCGGAGCGGAGGTGATCGTCATCGAGGACATCGCGACCACCGGCCGGTCGGCGCTTTCTGCGGTCGAAGCGCTCCGGGAGGCCGGCGCGACCGTCGACCGGGTGTTCGTCGTCGTCGACCGAGAGGAGGGGGCGAGCGAACTGCTGGCGGATCACGGGATCGAACTCGAGTCGTTGCTCACCGCGACCGAGCTGCTCGCGGATCGCGACTGA
- a CDS encoding DsbA family oxidoreductase: protein MVSRNEESTEEKTAVGNGETITVYSDYVCPFCYLGRKSLEKYREERAAELEIDWHPFDLRAQKRGPDGEIDGSLDDGKDDAYYEEVQRNVDKLRDRYGADEMLDLEEIPEGIDSFDAQVASLYVASEYPDHWLAFDEAIFVALWVTGRDVGTIDVLADLAKEVGLDPDEIRAAVTDETYRDRLREAFEEAQRHGVTAVPTFASGEHAARGAVPPEQLERLVDGT, encoded by the coding sequence ATCGTGAGTCGAAACGAGGAGTCGACGGAGGAGAAAACAGCCGTGGGGAACGGGGAGACAATCACAGTGTATTCGGACTACGTCTGTCCGTTCTGTTATCTGGGTCGGAAATCACTCGAGAAGTACCGAGAGGAACGGGCCGCGGAACTCGAGATCGACTGGCACCCGTTCGATCTTCGGGCACAAAAGCGGGGTCCCGACGGCGAAATAGACGGCTCTCTCGACGACGGGAAGGACGACGCGTACTACGAGGAGGTCCAACGCAACGTCGACAAACTCCGGGACCGGTACGGCGCAGACGAAATGCTCGACCTCGAGGAGATCCCCGAGGGTATCGACTCTTTCGACGCCCAGGTGGCCTCCCTGTACGTCGCCTCGGAGTATCCTGACCACTGGCTCGCATTCGACGAGGCGATTTTCGTCGCTCTGTGGGTCACCGGTCGCGACGTCGGTACCATCGACGTGCTGGCGGATCTCGCCAAAGAGGTCGGCCTCGATCCCGACGAAATCCGGGCGGCGGTCACGGACGAGACGTATCGGGATCGTCTCCGGGAGGCGTTCGAGGAGGCCCAGCGACACGGCGTCACCGCGGTGCCGACGTTCGCTTCCGGTGAGCACGCCGCCCGGGGGGCAGTCCCGCCCGAACAACTCGAACGACTCGTCGACGGAACCTGA
- a CDS encoding bacterio-opsin activator domain-containing protein has translation MATTVRATDSAVQVEFEVRDRDCFFIEASGVAGCRVRLEHLVRRSDGKLLEYFTVDGAPTDRVLSLAADAPGIVDARLVNRGVDGGLFEFVVSGPCVTTTLADSGAIARSVAAEDGVGHVVASVPPHVDVRSVVETFRDRHACVDLVARRDADREVPVRTKSGGRVALTESLTEKQQEVLRTAYLGGYFAWPRKSTAEECAEALGIAQPTFSQHVRVAQEKVFDELFDGTDSG, from the coding sequence ATGGCAACGACGGTACGGGCGACAGACTCCGCCGTACAGGTGGAATTCGAGGTCCGGGACCGCGACTGCTTTTTCATCGAGGCGTCCGGCGTCGCGGGCTGCCGGGTCCGGCTCGAACACCTCGTACGACGCTCCGACGGCAAGCTCCTGGAGTACTTCACCGTCGACGGCGCTCCGACGGATCGGGTGCTCTCGCTTGCGGCCGACGCGCCCGGGATCGTCGACGCCAGGCTCGTCAACCGGGGCGTCGACGGCGGGCTGTTCGAGTTCGTCGTCTCGGGGCCGTGCGTCACGACAACGCTGGCGGACTCGGGGGCGATCGCACGCTCGGTCGCCGCCGAGGACGGCGTCGGGCACGTCGTTGCGAGCGTCCCCCCGCACGTCGACGTCCGATCCGTGGTCGAGACGTTCCGCGATCGGCACGCCTGCGTGGATCTCGTCGCCAGGCGCGACGCGGATCGGGAGGTCCCCGTCCGGACGAAAAGCGGCGGGCGGGTGGCGTTGACCGAGAGCCTCACCGAAAAGCAGCAGGAGGTACTCCGGACGGCCTACCTCGGCGGCTACTTCGCGTGGCCACGCAAGAGCACCGCCGAGGAGTGCGCCGAGGCGCTCGGGATCGCCCAGCCGACGTTCAGCCAGCACGTTCGCGTGGCCCAGGAGAAGGTCTTCGATGAGCTGTTCGACGGGACCGACTCCGGGTAG
- the bcp gene encoding thioredoxin-dependent thiol peroxidase yields the protein MLETDDDAPDFTLENQHGDPVTLSEIDAAYTVAYFYPRADTPGCTTEACGFRDEWDAFDNADVAVVGISDDPVADLADFAEKYELPFDLLSDPDGEVALAYDSYGEKNMFGNTFDGVFRNTYVVDESGEIVLTYKGVSPEEHAEEILEDIDSL from the coding sequence ATGCTCGAAACAGACGACGACGCACCCGATTTTACCCTCGAAAACCAGCATGGCGACCCGGTCACGCTGTCGGAAATCGACGCTGCGTACACGGTCGCGTATTTCTATCCCCGGGCGGATACACCCGGCTGTACGACAGAAGCATGTGGCTTTCGCGACGAGTGGGACGCGTTCGACAACGCAGACGTCGCAGTCGTGGGGATCAGCGACGATCCAGTGGCGGACCTCGCCGACTTCGCCGAGAAGTACGAGCTCCCGTTCGACCTCCTGTCCGATCCGGACGGTGAAGTCGCTTTAGCCTACGACTCCTACGGCGAGAAGAACATGTTCGGGAACACTTTCGACGGCGTCTTCCGGAACACGTATGTCGTCGATGAAAGCGGTGAAATCGTACTGACGTACAAGGGCGTCTCACCCGAGGAGCACGCCGAGGAAATTCTCGAAGACATCGACTCGCTGTAG
- a CDS encoding Tfx family DNA-binding protein — translation MSDDAGDAADVDVDELLERLGFDPDENILTRRQAEVLALRERGLRQADIATRLGTSRANVSSVEASARENVRKAHETVSFAEALTAPVQVRIETGTDLYDIPNRVYDACDEAGVKVNRTAPDLMKAISDAAGDAVQGRKVRRELLVGVTGDGSVQVRTE, via the coding sequence ATGAGTGACGACGCCGGTGACGCCGCGGACGTCGACGTCGACGAGCTGCTCGAGCGGCTCGGATTCGATCCCGACGAGAACATCCTTACCAGGCGGCAGGCCGAAGTGCTTGCGCTCCGGGAGCGAGGGCTCCGACAGGCCGACATCGCGACCCGCCTCGGAACCTCGCGGGCGAACGTCTCCAGCGTCGAGGCCAGCGCCCGGGAGAACGTCAGGAAGGCACACGAGACCGTCAGCTTCGCGGAGGCGCTGACCGCCCCGGTGCAGGTTCGGATCGAAACGGGAACCGACCTGTACGACATCCCGAACCGGGTGTACGACGCCTGCGACGAGGCCGGCGTGAAGGTGAACCGCACCGCGCCGGACCTGATGAAGGCGATCAGCGACGCCGCAGGCGACGCCGTCCAGGGGCGGAAAGTCCGGCGGGAGCTGCTGGTCGGCGTCACGGGAGACGGGTCCGTTCAGGTCCGAACGGAGTGA
- a CDS encoding DsrE family protein, whose product MSKTAVVILAGTDSHADVGRLVNGLETAKEFAENGDDVELIFDGAGTQWIPELEDEDSDYHELYQSVRDNAAACDFCTGAFGVDDAVNDAGVVRLDDHDGHPSIRSLVSEGAEVITF is encoded by the coding sequence ATGTCGAAAACAGCAGTTGTTATCCTGGCAGGTACAGATTCACACGCCGACGTCGGCCGTCTCGTGAACGGTCTCGAGACCGCAAAGGAGTTCGCCGAAAACGGTGACGACGTGGAACTCATCTTCGACGGCGCGGGAACCCAGTGGATCCCCGAACTCGAAGACGAGGACAGCGACTATCACGAACTCTACCAGTCAGTCCGCGACAATGCGGCTGCCTGCGACTTCTGTACCGGGGCCTTTGGCGTCGATGACGCCGTAAACGACGCGGGCGTCGTCCGTCTCGACGATCACGACGGCCACCCGAGCATCAGGTCACTCGTCTCGGAGGGCGCTGAAGTCATCACCTTCTAA
- a CDS encoding DUF373 family protein — translation MLLILCVDLDDDLGRKTGLQTPVIGRDEVERSAVALATVDPEDSDVNVLFQGVHLYDELVHREEQEVEVAAVTGVEGKDVAANRAVGREVDRVLAELETGEEVHAIVITDGAQDESVLPVIRSRMPIDGVRRVVVRQAQDLESMYYTIKQVLADPETRGTVLVPLGILLLIYPFVVIAGQFDVGGAVVLGLISALLGLYSLFRGLGLETTIDAVAERVRSGLYAGRVTLITYVVALALLVVAGVQGYETVGNVSTAIEDTPLAVAFAAFVHGAILWVAAAGLTSSLGQITDEYLSGRFRWRYLNAPFYVIAIAMVVYALSGFFLPDAPGVTTVTLSELAIALTAGTLLGVLSTLTFAVAESRTPSTAEPA, via the coding sequence ATGCTGCTGATCCTCTGTGTCGACCTGGACGACGACCTCGGCCGGAAGACCGGGCTGCAGACGCCGGTGATCGGCCGCGACGAGGTCGAGCGTTCAGCCGTCGCACTCGCGACGGTCGATCCGGAGGATTCCGACGTCAACGTCCTGTTTCAGGGCGTCCACCTCTATGACGAGCTGGTCCATCGGGAGGAGCAGGAGGTCGAAGTCGCTGCCGTCACCGGCGTCGAGGGAAAAGACGTCGCCGCCAACCGCGCAGTCGGCCGGGAAGTCGACCGGGTCCTCGCGGAGCTGGAAACCGGCGAGGAGGTCCACGCGATCGTGATCACCGACGGCGCACAGGACGAATCGGTGCTGCCGGTGATCCGCTCGCGGATGCCGATCGACGGCGTCCGCCGGGTCGTCGTCCGGCAGGCGCAGGACCTCGAATCGATGTACTACACGATAAAGCAGGTACTCGCGGACCCCGAGACTAGAGGGACAGTGCTCGTGCCGCTGGGGATTTTGCTGTTGATCTACCCGTTCGTGGTGATCGCCGGGCAGTTCGACGTCGGGGGCGCGGTCGTGTTGGGGCTTATCTCGGCGTTGCTGGGCCTGTACTCGCTGTTCCGCGGGCTGGGGCTGGAGACGACGATCGACGCGGTCGCCGAACGCGTGCGGTCGGGGCTGTACGCCGGTCGGGTGACGCTCATCACCTATGTGGTCGCGCTCGCGCTGCTGGTCGTGGCGGGTGTGCAGGGCTACGAAACGGTGGGGAACGTCTCGACAGCTATCGAGGACACACCACTGGCGGTCGCATTCGCGGCGTTCGTCCACGGCGCGATCCTGTGGGTCGCCGCGGCAGGACTCACCTCCAGCCTCGGCCAGATCACCGACGAGTATCTCTCGGGGCGGTTCCGGTGGCGCTACCTCAACGCGCCGTTTTACGTGATCGCGATAGCGATGGTCGTGTACGCGCTCTCGGGCTTTTTCCTCCCCGACGCGCCCGGTGTCACCACTGTGACGCTTTCGGAGCTCGCGATCGCGCTCACCGCCGGGACGCTTCTGGGTGTGCTCTCGACGCTCACGTTCGCGGTCGCCGAGTCGAGGACTCCCTCGACTGCGGAACCCGCTTGA
- a CDS encoding alpha/beta fold hydrolase: MQSYSEWSDAQESTTLTVDGQDLEVAYYEAGTGNGDPVVFLHGIPTNSYLWRHAVSTVAEEHHVVAPDMIGYGNSSKFDGFDRSLRAQEIAIDGLLADLGFDTVSLVGHDLGGGVFLRYACHEPDTVERLVLSNSVAYDSWPIQTITDLGLPESARQNSPEEIQGMLDGLFRQTLWGDDPDEAFVEGMKAPWNSEDGVTSLVRNAIATNTNHTTEVDPRNVTADTLLLWGLEDEFQPVEWAERLERDIPQCELVGLDEANHWVPEDRPDAFVDHLRTFLS, encoded by the coding sequence ATGCAATCGTATTCGGAGTGGTCCGACGCACAGGAATCGACGACGCTGACCGTAGACGGGCAGGACCTGGAGGTCGCCTACTACGAGGCCGGCACGGGGAACGGCGACCCAGTGGTCTTCCTGCACGGGATTCCGACCAATTCGTACCTGTGGCGGCACGCAGTCTCGACCGTCGCGGAAGAACATCACGTGGTCGCCCCGGACATGATCGGATACGGTAACTCCTCGAAGTTCGACGGGTTCGATCGGTCGCTACGGGCCCAGGAGATCGCGATCGACGGACTGCTGGCCGATCTCGGGTTCGACACCGTCTCTCTCGTCGGTCACGACCTCGGCGGCGGCGTGTTCCTCCGGTACGCCTGCCACGAACCGGACACAGTCGAGCGGCTCGTCCTCTCGAACTCCGTCGCCTACGACTCGTGGCCGATTCAGACGATCACCGACCTCGGACTTCCCGAATCCGCCCGCCAGAACAGCCCCGAGGAGATCCAGGGCATGCTCGACGGGTTGTTCCGACAGACACTGTGGGGAGACGACCCCGACGAGGCGTTCGTCGAGGGGATGAAAGCCCCCTGGAACTCCGAGGACGGAGTGACTTCGCTCGTCCGGAACGCGATTGCGACGAACACGAATCACACTACCGAGGTCGACCCCCGAAACGTCACCGCCGACACGCTGCTGCTGTGGGGTCTCGAGGACGAGTTCCAGCCGGTCGAGTGGGCCGAACGGCTCGAGCGCGACATCCCGCAGTGTGAACTCGTCGGGCTCGACGAGGCCAACCACTGGGTCCCCGAGGACCGACCGGATGCGTTCGTCGACCACCTCCGCACGTTCCTGAGCTGA